A portion of the Deltaproteobacteria bacterium genome contains these proteins:
- the hemE gene encoding uroporphyrinogen decarboxylase, whose product MSALVSAATRFLRACRREPTDCTPVWIMRQAGRYMPEYRALRARHGFLELCKTPELAAQVTLMPVERFPVDAAILFADILLVLEPMGVGLEFAKGDGPVIHRPVRTRADVDALARVPVADGLGYVLETVRLVRRRLAGRVPLIGFAGAPFTLASYVIEGGGSRQYRHTKTLMYTDPGAWHALMERLSETIVEYLRAQVAAGAQAVQVFDSWVGCLGPDDYRAYVLPHMRATFTALVDTGVPAIHFGTGTAALLELVREAGGDVIGLDWHVDLADAWRRVGYDVAVQGNLDPVALFAPVDEIRRRVARVLERAGGRPGHVFNLGHGVLPETPLEHVGAVIAAVHELSARS is encoded by the coding sequence TTGTCCGCGCTGGTGTCCGCCGCCACGCGATTCCTCCGCGCCTGCCGTCGCGAGCCGACCGACTGCACGCCGGTCTGGATCATGCGTCAGGCCGGCCGCTACATGCCGGAGTACCGGGCGCTCCGCGCCCGGCACGGATTCCTCGAGCTCTGCAAGACGCCCGAGCTCGCGGCGCAGGTGACGCTCATGCCGGTCGAGCGCTTCCCGGTCGACGCCGCGATCCTCTTCGCCGACATCCTGCTGGTGCTGGAGCCGATGGGCGTCGGGCTCGAGTTCGCCAAGGGCGACGGGCCGGTGATCCACCGTCCCGTGCGGACGCGCGCCGACGTCGACGCGCTCGCCCGCGTGCCGGTCGCCGACGGGCTCGGCTACGTGCTCGAGACGGTGCGCCTGGTGCGGCGGCGCCTCGCGGGTCGGGTGCCGTTGATCGGCTTCGCGGGCGCGCCCTTCACGCTCGCCTCGTACGTCATCGAGGGCGGCGGCTCGCGTCAGTACCGGCACACGAAGACGCTCATGTACACCGACCCCGGCGCCTGGCATGCGCTCATGGAGCGCCTCTCGGAGACGATCGTCGAGTACCTGCGAGCGCAGGTCGCGGCCGGCGCGCAGGCGGTGCAGGTGTTCGACAGCTGGGTCGGGTGCCTCGGGCCCGACGACTATCGGGCCTACGTGCTGCCGCACATGCGCGCCACGTTCACGGCGCTCGTGGACACCGGTGTGCCGGCGATCCATTTCGGCACCGGCACCGCGGCGCTGCTCGAGCTCGTCCGCGAGGCCGGCGGCGACGTGATCGGGCTCGACTGGCACGTCGATCTCGCCGACGCGTGGCGGCGCGTCGGGTACGACGTGGCGGTGCAGGGCAACCTCGATCCGGTCGCGCTCTTCGCGCCGGTGGACGAGATCCGCCGGCGCGTCGCGCGCGTCCTCGAGCGTGCGGGCGGGCGTCCGGGCCATGTCTTCAACCTCGGCCACGGCGTCTTGCCCGAGACCCCGCTCGAGCACGTCGGCGCCGTGATCGCCGCCGTCCACGAGCTCTCGGCGCGAAGCTGA
- a CDS encoding uroporphyrinogen-III synthase — protein MAALIRKQGAEPFVAPSMREVPLAERPAALAFAHALAAGEVDVVVLLTGVGTRALVDAMAPVLPRERAAQLLDRTTLVARGPKPVAALRALGLVPALTVPEPGTWRELLAALDAAGPLAGTRVAVQEYGAANPELLDGLRARGARVTAVPVYRWALPEDLGPLAEAIARLVAGNIEVALFTSATQVVHLLQVADARGVADPLRVAFARVVVGSIGPVCSAALAAAGLAADLEPSRPKMGPLVTETLRAAPGLLAGKRRAEVR, from the coding sequence ATCGCGGCGCTCATCCGGAAGCAGGGCGCGGAGCCGTTCGTCGCCCCGTCGATGCGCGAGGTGCCGCTCGCGGAGCGGCCGGCGGCGCTCGCGTTCGCGCATGCGCTCGCGGCGGGTGAGGTCGACGTCGTCGTGCTGCTGACGGGCGTCGGGACGCGCGCGCTCGTCGACGCCATGGCGCCGGTGCTCCCGCGCGAGCGGGCGGCGCAGCTGCTCGACCGGACGACGCTCGTGGCGCGCGGACCGAAGCCGGTGGCGGCGCTCCGCGCACTCGGCCTCGTGCCGGCCCTCACGGTGCCCGAGCCGGGCACGTGGCGCGAGCTCCTCGCGGCGCTCGACGCGGCGGGGCCGCTCGCGGGCACGCGCGTCGCGGTGCAGGAGTACGGGGCGGCAAATCCCGAGCTGCTCGACGGGCTCCGCGCGCGCGGGGCGCGGGTGACGGCGGTGCCGGTGTACCGCTGGGCGTTGCCGGAAGATCTCGGACCACTCGCGGAGGCGATCGCGCGGCTCGTCGCCGGGAACATCGAGGTGGCGCTCTTCACGAGTGCGACGCAGGTGGTGCACCTCCTGCAGGTCGCGGACGCGCGGGGAGTCGCCGACCCGCTTCGCGTCGCCTTCGCACGCGTCGTCGTCGGCTCGATCGGCCCCGTCTGCAGCGCGGCGCTCGCGGCGGCCGGGCTGGCCGCCGACCTCGAGCCGAGCCGTCCGAAGATGGGACCGCTCGTCACCGAGACCCTGCGCGCCGCGCCGGGCCTGCTCGCCGGCAAGCGGCGCGCCGAGGTGCGCTAG
- a CDS encoding FKBP-type peptidyl-prolyl cis-trans isomerase, which translates to MTNRIILSLALIAALAIGCERSQEAGHEAGASAEKAGTMAENLETTPSGLQYVDLEAGTGASPQKGQTAVVHYTGWLVDGKKFDSSKDRGQPFSFAVGRGQVIKGWDEGVATMKVGGTRKLVIPPDLAYGARGAGGVIPPNATLTFEVELLEIR; encoded by the coding sequence ATGACGAATCGGATCATACTCTCTCTCGCGTTGATCGCGGCGCTCGCGATCGGTTGCGAGCGGTCGCAGGAAGCCGGCCACGAGGCCGGCGCTTCCGCGGAAAAGGCGGGCACGATGGCCGAGAACCTGGAAACGACGCCGAGCGGGCTCCAGTACGTGGACCTCGAGGCCGGCACGGGCGCGTCGCCTCAGAAGGGCCAGACCGCGGTGGTGCACTACACCGGCTGGCTCGTCGACGGGAAGAAGTTCGACAGCTCGAAGGATCGCGGCCAGCCGTTCAGCTTCGCGGTGGGTCGCGGCCAGGTCATCAAGGGCTGGGACGAAGGCGTCGCCACGATGAAGGTCGGCGGCACGCGCAAGCTCGTCATCCCGCCGGACCTCGCCTACGGGGCGCGCGGCGCGGGCGGCGTGATCCCGCCGAACGCGACGCTCACCTTCGAGGTCGAGCTCCTCGAGATCCGGTAG